GAGGGAATCCGTGGGAGACCGAAACGACCCTCTACAAGTAAAAGTTGATGCCAAGTCCTCATCAGGGAGGGGTAGGGAAGGGAGACAAGCAAGTAGATCAGCCTTGTCATGTAACTCGAATGGGGTAAGACCAAACTAAATGGGCCCAGCATTTTCAGCGGCCACGTATTCCTCTCTTCACATCTCCAACTCTTTCACCAATATAAAGGGCTTTTAAGTCCAAGAAGTCCTTCATTCCACAATCTTAAATCTCACACACCAATATTCAGAGTTATAGCACACTCCATCTCTTTGTATGAAAAATGGCAGCAAACTCATTGCCTTTGAGGTGTTCGAAGCTCCGGTCATGGTCATGGCAACGGTGTTCAAAGCAGATCCGAGAGCAAAGGGCTCGGGTTTACATCATCTGGAGATGTACTGTGATGCTTCTATCCTGGCACGACTGAGTTTTCAAGATTAAGAACGTGTAGAATTAACCAAAAGGAGGGGCATGGCTAGAAGTACTGGGTGATCCTGAGAGAGAGACGGTAGGTTTATTAGATAGACTTGTATAATGGGTGCACACAGCCCCTCTTCAGATCAGTTTCTGAAAGTTCTGTAGAGTCTCTAACCCAAAAAAAGGCAACTTCTGTAGAGGCATAATATGAACGtcttcttttgtttctcttttacAGTCCCACCCAACCGACCAGGGAAAAATCTGCTGTCTCGTTTCATATCAAGTAATCTTTGATGACGAACGTACATTATTCCAGTAGAATATACTCCTTGATATACAGGTGTATAGTTACAGGAACTAATTATGGGAGTTGAAATCGTCAAATCTCCCATCaaacgaagtcttctcctgCCTGCTTATTCCCACCCTTATCTGATCAAGCTAGTCTCTTTAACATGAAAGAACAAAAAGGTTGAGCATCAAAAACTAATAATGCAAACAAACTATTCCCACTTGAATTTATGCTGTACATATAAGAGCCTAGAAATACTTGTTATATGCAATCAAGGCAGTTCTAGGGATCATCCCTTTGTAATTATTGACTGTGGGATATTGAAAAAAGATGCCCCAAGGGCAGCTACTATAAGAAATGTATTTTGTGGCTCCAAAAGGAAAAACTAGGAAGCAGACTCATTACTAACTACATTACTAACACCACATAAACCGGTACTCTTAATAGTTCTGTTTCCCTGCAGTATCCAGTATCCACAATGTAGCAAATTCACGTGTCAAATTCACGGTTGTCAAAGAATTCCCATCCATCATCAGTTAATGCCTTGCGATCCTCTCTGTCACTCTCCTCCCCTCCAGAGGAGAGATGGTAATCAACCGAGGGACTTGGGCTTGTCTTCTTGGCAGTCGACTCGGCTAGTTCAGGAACAAGATCAGGAGACATGCTCTTAAGGGATGAACTTGAAGAAGCTAAAATGCAGGTTGTCTGGCTAGAGGAAAGAGATTTGCTAAGTGGAACACGCTCGTCAAACTTCTCTTTCAGCAGCTTCACATCCTGACAAATAACAGAGATCTCTCCTCTGCAGAAATAGGAATCCAGAGTTATAACCTGAGTCTACCAAGAAAACTGAGGCAGGAAGAAAACAAGAGCATATAAAGGAAAATAACAGACTAAATTTGCCAGATAGTATAGCCTAAAATGATTTAAGGCCTAAAAAATGGAGGATcccatttgccaaaaaaaaaaactaaatgagGAAAAGCCCTCATTTCAAATATACAAGCTTGTGTCTCCAAAAATTGAGTGATGATGGTCTGTAATGTTACAATAAGTCAATAACTAAATTGGGCGATGATGGTCTGTAATGTTACAATAAGTCAATAACTAAATTGGATGGCAAAAAATCACAGCTAACATCTTTTTAGAACCTAGTTCAGCACCAAAAATTATATGCTACAAACTTCAAGAACTACAATTTCAGTTTTCACAAACAGGCCATGTGACATGCTTAACGGTGCAACTCAGGAATACACAACCAGATGGATGGACGCATGAAGGAAATGTGCATGTGGGGCCGCTAACTCCAAGTGTTAACATAAAAATGCACTTGATCCAACTACATTTGTAATTGGACAGTTACGCAAAGAATACTACTTGACGTCAAGGATTTGATATTATTATGGCTGGAAAGCACGGCACATTCCAAAGTCGTACTCGAAACATATAATCACTAAAGgggtcaaaaaaatttaaatgcatTCGTAGGGCACCAAAAGTTTGGAGCCAAACCTAGTGTACAAGCTACCGCAACCTAAAAAGAAATATAGTTAACAAGAAACTTACTGCAACACATCCACAAATCGACCACGGTCCATTAGGAACTCCTGTAACTGCAATAACAAAGATGATACAATCAAAACTAGGGTTAGGATTCTTCTTCACCATAAGTAGTGTATCGTAAATTAACTTAAAGAAAGAGTTCCTACCTTGGAATTTTCCTCTGCTTCTTGCTTTAATATCTTTGATTCTTCCACCACCTTCTCCATGATCAGTTGTTGCTCAGCAAGTGCAATTCTTGCAGACgcttccttttccttcttctcttcCTCTGCTACTTTCCTCTCTGTTTCTGCTGCTTCCAATCGTTCCTCAATATTTCTACGCATCTGCAAGAAATATATAGGAAAATTAAACAATCCAATCCAGCAATTTCTTAACCAGAGTAAAAACACACATCCAGACCATGGGTGAGTTGACCAGAGACTACTTAAATCTCAGAACAGATATGGCTACCATTTTGCACCTCATCAGGAGACTTGTTAACAACTGCGTTACAGTCGTGTAATGCCTCACATTGAATTTAACATTGCAAACATAAAGAAAGGACACAAGCATCTATGTAGCACGACCATTGAGATCAATGCAACCAATAgcatgtaaatgaaaatgagaatgaATTGTGGGAAACTGTTTCTAAGTACGTCCAATTCCTGTAATACATAAAGCTCCTGACAGGAAAATAACACAAATCCAGTCATATTTTCAGACTTCACCGAAAAATTACAATGCAAAGATTTTCTCCCATCCAAAAGCACTGTAGCCATTGCCAGACAGCAGCACAAAAACTTTGGAGAGGTAATAAGAAGATTCAAAGCATCAGACAAAGAAATCATATTATTAAACCCAAAGCACTGGACTATGGCAACGATGCAGATCAAATGAGCTTTGTGATAGGAAAATCAATAGGTAAAATAGGCAGtaaaaacaaggaaaatagTACATATGCAAGAACAACCAACCACTCAGAATAGGTAATACCTAAAGCAACATTTACGCCAGAATCCAAATATGGCAAAATTACTAAGGAGTATGATGATTGGTACAAATTTGACCAAGATTGAATTGAGAAGGCAAAGGGTATATGATAAAGTAACCATAAAAGTACATCATCAAGAATTGCGAGAGATTTATCTCTTTCGTCTGCCAAGCTGAGCAGGCGAGATTGAAGTTCCCTCGCTTCAGTTGCTAGGATAGCCTTCTCTCCAAAAACTTCTCCAGCATGCTGCAACCAAGGGAAAAGAAATTGGCCCAATTTCGTCCTGATTAGCCAAAGGCCAACTAAATTACCAAagatcaattcaaaagtcttaTTGGATTAACAAAGAATAACCATGTTGTTTGCTTCTTTTGCATGTTGTAGCATCTGTTTGAGATCCCCAACCCTgaggagaatatcaaagccccCCCTAGCAGCTTCTTCCTTGGCTTGTTCTGCAGCTTTCTCTTGAAGTTCCACTTCTCTCATCAAGCTGATCACTGATTCCATCGCTAAGAACAGGGTTTTCTGCACCATGTTAAACAATTCggatttaattaataattaggATCCAAACCATTCCAGAAAAACACATTCTCTTTTTTAACTTTAAGCATGTATCTTCCTGTATGTTTAAACAATTAGTGAACCTGAGAGAAGGTCTATACCAGACCAAGACTcgaccataccataccaaattaCCATGGTTATACCAACCCTACAAAGCAACCAAATTGATCATAAGCAGTGAAACAAATTAAtctaagacaaaaaaaaaatcaattgttaAACAAGTAGCACTCTTTGAACGAGAGGACAACATGCAGGCTGCAGCACATGGGGTCAGATTAACTCTAAAGGTCAACTCAAAAGCTAATTACATTTACTCTGCCATTTTCACTCCAAACACGGAATTTGGATTGGTGATCTGACAGCAGCAAGATGTTCCTCCTACCAACACAGTTGGAACATCCATAACCCGGTCCCTCATTAAGTTTTGGCTACACGTATTGAAGAGCCATGAAACTACATCAACGAAGAAAAGTCATGCACCTCCATCTCTCCCAACcaatgaaagaaataaaatgaggAAAAAATCATGAGGcgcccaaaaacaaaaatgaggttaaaaacgaaaaagaatCTGTAAACAAGCAAGTTCAACCCTGATAATACCTTGTTGTTTCTTGCATCTTCAATTATATCCTCCAGCAGATCGATTCTACAAATTTGCCCTGATCGTGTAACTACATTGTTCATGGCAGACTCATCCTCAAAGTCAACCATATCACCAGAAGGTACGTCTTTATTCGAACCATCATAAGAACCACTTGATTCTGGTTTCTCAGAATCACTATATAGCGGATCCACAACTGCTAATTGAAGGCTGCCTTTTGGAGCGTCTGGTATGCATTCTTGAACAGGTGTTGGAGCCAGCTGAACCACAGCATTCTCTACCTCCAAATCTATAGATGATTGTTCTAGACGGCTTTCCCCAGGGACAACCGAATTACTACCACAAGGACAAGCCCGATCAAAATCTTCTGAATCAGCCACCTGATTGCCACTCATTGTCCCATCGTTACCACCATAGCCATGTTTTGAACTGGTTGATGAAGCATGTGAACCCTGATTTGACCCAAGTTCAACATAGCTAGACTCCTGTAAATAATTGCTTTCCTGAGTTTTCAGGTCTACATTATTGCAATGATCATCTGCACCATTTGCATATGGCGTAGCTATTGGCGTGACAAAGGAGATCACATCAGAGCCATCTACGACATAGCTTTGTTCATGCTTCCCTGATGAAGCTGATTCCTCATTTCCATCATCTCTACATACTTCATCTTGATAACTATTTGTCTTAGAATATGCAGAACCGCTTAAGGTCTTAGTGGACTCATCCAAATCCAAATATGTTGAATCCACCTGAAGGGTGTCCTCTGCAGGGGATCCATCTTCCACAGCTACTGGCATACACAAATTACATCAACCACATCAATTGTGAAAGCTGAAGGACCGTGTATTCGAATTCATAAAGGACTGTGTACTTGACAAATTCATGACTGATGTAGTATTTTTCACTACACATGTTTCATGATTCTGATACATATCAGTATAGTTATATTCAAAACTGCACTAGCATTTCAATagaatgaaaatttattttctgatagGTACCAAAACCCACAATTATTGGAAGACTCAGAGGACATGGTTGTGGTACCTTTCGACAAATAAGGAATAACCTCCGTTAGAACAACTTCCACAGCTGTATCAGGATCTTTCGGGTTCTCGATAGCAACAGCCCTCAGTACACGAGTATCAACCTGCTCAAAtcaacatttttaaaaatggcTCCAATGACGCAACAAATAATTAGCAGCAAATGATATCTCACCAAATTTTTCATGGGGTGGGAAGGGGGTTAAATATAACAGGAAAAGGCCAAACACTCAGTGATACAATATTTGGCTATAGGAtcattttcatttgaaaaatcaTGTCATGAGACGTGTTCATTCACTAAAAGCAGGAAGCCAGGAACCGATACAAGGATTTTTAATTATTCACAAGAACTCAGTTTGCTCTGATACTACCTTGAATGGATTAATTATACTACATGGTATGCttcaattattaaaattattgttCCAATATTATAACATTCAACTGAAAGTTATCATGTCAATGACTAGTATTGCCTTGTTCAAAACTCTAAAACAACCACCTGCATAAAATAGCACTAAATCTACTTGTACCCATCGCAAACATGCATAATCAAACGTTGTAGCAGTAGTAGACAAGTTGTACCTGTGGAAAGACATTCTGCAACATGCGATAAACTGAATTGAAACCCATCTCTCAGATCAATCAAATCTGCATTAAACAAGAAACGAGAGCTCAGGAAATTTTAGTACACAGGAAGAGTAGATTCATGAGCAGGTTAATCTAAATAAAcaaacaaccacaaaaaatcAGAACTTCCATAAAGAATGTAGAAAACAAGTgaccataccaaaaaaaaaaaaaagcctcttGACATCACAAATACCCACTAGGCTCAAGCATCACCGATTAGAGGGAAGGAAAAAAGCAACCTCAAacaaaagtgaattttttttttccatgaaaACCCTAATGTCTTTTTGATCAACAGGAAAGCTAATTTCAAAACAACTGTTGAAATTCGCTACTTTAAATGAAAAAGACTTTTTCTCGCTAAACAATTCAATTCGTTTCTTGTTCTCCAGTCCTTGATCACCCACCAATCAAGACCCAGATACGAAGAGCAATCAAGGTCGGTATTCAATTtatacatattcaaaaaaaattatacataaaaCCAAAACTTCTAATAaagaataccaaaaaaaaaaacataaaaccaaAACTTCGAAAAGATTGAATTTTTGGTAATATTCAACATCAATACGATCGATTATGCAAACAAACTAAACGTCAATCGTTCATATTTTCCCGAAAACCCTAGTTTGGTCGACAAGaaaacaacaagaacaaaacaaaacatgcgAAAAATCTCTACCAATACAAAGCCGGTAACTGGAATTGGGCTCGCTGGACTGGAAACTCGATGAAACAATcgttttctttcccttttctttttttccccaatcAAGGACGCGAATCCGGAGAGCGATCAAGATTAGTATTCAACGCGTATAATGAGAAAAACCCTGGAGAGAAACGAAAGGTGTTAAGCTAACCTTCGAGCGTGCTATTGTTCTCAAccttcgagagagagagagagagagagagggggatagGGATTACCTATATGTAGTAGTGTTCGTCGTTTCGCGAGCACAAAGTCGGCTGTGAGAATGAGGAGACCTACATATACGTAAAGTTACTGGGAATTTGCGCCAGGGGTATTTTCGTCTAACTGGAATATATACCGTTGGGCTCCCCGTCATTTTGCCATGCAATCGGACGGTTGGTAGACGGCTGGAGGGATTGACGGACGGATGACGATGATTCTGGACCCACAGCCAGACGTCACAGTTACTGCATTATattgaattcttttttctttttttttattccttagTGAATAAGTTAGACTTAAATAATGGAGTACTACAAATATCTTAATTGTGTTACTGTTTTATGTTTTGTAGAGCTTTTTTTTATAAGCTAAAAACAATAAAAGTCaattgtagattttttttttgggatcaacAAGTCAATTGTAGATTAAACTTGATAAATTCATAGAAAAAAAGATCAAGAATTAAACGTTTTTTCGTAAAACATACTGCTATAATATAAAATAAGCAAAAGAATTACATTATGATTTGAAGTAATCATACTATTATCATTAGTAAGCGAGAAAAACTAAAGAATGTGATCTTGGCACTCCATTTTTAGTCAATGgcacttcatttttagttttgttttctcataTGTCGAGACACAATATGGAGTGCCAGTGGCTAAAACtgaagtgctaaaatcaatttctaaaAACTAAATAAGTATTCATTCATAAGTAATACTCCAGTATCATTTACTaacatttttgttatttttctaaaataaaaaatcaaattataagTGCTATAAACGGGTCATTTTATGGTCCGGACCAAATTACATACTATGAATTACtatattattttcttattaGATTGATCTGGTCGAGTGGATCCACTTCATGACGTATTTCGAAGATTCATTCCTTGTTTAGCTAGATGTGTGTAACTTATTTAAGCCAAAAATCTAATCCTATTTGATTTGTTAATTATAGTAGTATAATTTGGTCGTGATAATaccaaaaaagtttttgttggtgccaaaattaTAGTGCATAAAAGTTTTGTACATTGCAAATGATACAAGCCTTTTGTGTACTaaaattttggcaccaacaaaaacggctttggcattatcatttccctaaatTTATACCAATACAAAGCATTTGTAActtatttaatgaacggctcggagtAGCATTTGTTTTTTCAACGCTGCTGACCACACAGACAATTTGTGCActgattttgttgtggggcccgggtcccacacaaacgaccccgagccgttcattaaatgcaaaacattttttcaagggttcccgcaaaaaatcagctcaatcaaatatttataagtgctcgatccaatcatctaaattttcattcaaatttctgaatagtgaaaagttagatgattggatcgaatatCTATAGGTATCAAATTgagtcttttttttattgggacccttgaaataatgttttatatttaatgaatggctcatatcatttgtatgggacccatGATTGGCCCTACagtaaaatctgtgcacaatcaaATTGTCTGTGTGGACAGACTTATTGTTGTTTTTTAAGTACCATTTTCGTGAAGggtcacactctcttttttgatatctgcactccttttttttttagtgtttaaagtgtatgtatttttttgggtagtaataatgccaaaacagtttttgttaGTGTCATAACTCCAATGCATAAAATACTTGTACAGTAGACATCCTACAAGTAATTCTCTTCTCGCACCCCCCCAACATACACACCCCCCCGGCCCCTTTTCCCCCCTTCCTGAAAATACCCCCAGAAATACAACCTCCcattttctcatatttctctGTTATTAATAATCTTTAtactcattttttcatttttatttatttaatattatttaagtgttccgatctacaatccggttgaatcggtgcaaagatcttgtttttttttatcattttatcttcaatgatcataatggatttttggctttaaggcctttcaacgagcacccta
The sequence above is a segment of the Rhododendron vialii isolate Sample 1 chromosome 13a, ASM3025357v1 genome. Coding sequences within it:
- the LOC131312330 gene encoding uncharacterized protein LOC131312330 isoform X1, with protein sequence MGFNSVYRMLQNVFPQVDTRVLRAVAIENPKDPDTAVEVVLTEVIPYLSKVAVEDGSPAEDTLQVDSTYLDLDESTKTLSGSAYSKTNSYQDEVCRDDGNEESASSGKHEQSYVVDGSDVISFVTPIATPYANGADDHCNNVDLKTQESNYLQESSYVELGSNQGSHASSTSSKHGYGGNDGTMSGNQVADSEDFDRACPCGSNSVVPGESRLEQSSIDLEVENAVVQLAPTPVQECIPDAPKGSLQLAVVDPLYSDSEKPESSGSYDGSNKDVPSGDMVDFEDESAMNNVVTRSGQICRIDLLEDIIEDARNNKKTLFLAMESVISLMREVELQEKAAEQAKEEAARGGFDILLRVGDLKQMLQHAKEANNMHAGEVFGEKAILATEARELQSRLLSLADERDKSLAILDDMRRNIEERLEAAETERKVAEEEKKEKEASARIALAEQQLIMEKVVEESKILKQEAEENSKLQEFLMDRGRFVDVLQGEISVICQDVKLLKEKFDERVPLSKSLSSSQTTCILASSSSSLKSMSPDLVPELAESTAKKTSPSPSVDYHLSSGGEESDREDRKALTDDGWEFFDNREFDT
- the LOC131312330 gene encoding uncharacterized protein LOC131312330 isoform X2, coding for MGFNSVYRMLQNVFPQVDTRVLRAVAIENPKDPDTAVEVVLTEVIPYLSKAVEDGSPAEDTLQVDSTYLDLDESTKTLSGSAYSKTNSYQDEVCRDDGNEESASSGKHEQSYVVDGSDVISFVTPIATPYANGADDHCNNVDLKTQESNYLQESSYVELGSNQGSHASSTSSKHGYGGNDGTMSGNQVADSEDFDRACPCGSNSVVPGESRLEQSSIDLEVENAVVQLAPTPVQECIPDAPKGSLQLAVVDPLYSDSEKPESSGSYDGSNKDVPSGDMVDFEDESAMNNVVTRSGQICRIDLLEDIIEDARNNKKTLFLAMESVISLMREVELQEKAAEQAKEEAARGGFDILLRVGDLKQMLQHAKEANNMHAGEVFGEKAILATEARELQSRLLSLADERDKSLAILDDMRRNIEERLEAAETERKVAEEEKKEKEASARIALAEQQLIMEKVVEESKILKQEAEENSKLQEFLMDRGRFVDVLQGEISVICQDVKLLKEKFDERVPLSKSLSSSQTTCILASSSSSLKSMSPDLVPELAESTAKKTSPSPSVDYHLSSGGEESDREDRKALTDDGWEFFDNREFDT
- the LOC131312331 gene encoding small polypeptide DEVIL 14, with protein sequence MAANSLPLRCSKLRSWSWQRCSKQIREQRARVYIIWRCTVMLLSWHD